TTAACGGAAGAAGGGAAACAGGTTGCCCGCTATTTAGGCGAAGGATTAAAAACTGTCGATTTTGATGGCTTCTATACCAGCGATGCCGGGCGCCAACGAGAAACCATGCAGATTATTTTACAGCAGGCAGGCAAGGAAACAATTCGCCCGATTGAGCTTCCCGGACTGCGTGAAGTGTTCTTTGGCAGCTTTGAAGGCGGCTTTAATAAAGATATGGCCGCTGCCGGTGCCGCCCAGCTGGGCTTGCCGGATGCCGCAGCCTTATTTGCCGCCATGAAAGCAGGCACCTTATCCATCGAAAACAATATTAATGCTATCGCAAGCGCCGATCCCTCCGGGCAGGCGGAAAGCTACCAGCAGGTAAAATCTCGTACCCAGGCAGCACTGCAAATCATGATTGAGAATGCACGACGTGAAAAGCAAAAGAACGTGCTGGCCATTTCCTCAGGTTCATCCATTCAGATAATGATTTCCGATCTTACCACCCGTCCCGAAAAAGATAAGCCATTGGCTAATTCCGCCGTAGTAAAAATGGTTTATCACAACGGGAAAATAGACGCTACAGAAATTGGTAACCTCGCTTATATCGAGGCTGGCAAAAAATCGCTGGGAAAGAAAGCCGGACAATAAGCGGATAATATTATTTTGGCGCTTATTACGGCAAAAAAACATTATTACAGGTCTACCTTAATTAATCGACTTATAAAAACCAAACGGAAAGATGTATTGATTTTATTAACCCACCCCTTTTAGTACTTTTCTGGCGGCAGTCTGCCGCCTTATTACAGAGAGTAAAAAGATGAAAATAAAAAAAACAGTTATCCTTTCCGCCAGCCTGTTACCTCTGTTTTGCCTGGCGGAAAGCGATGCTAAGCCTTTTATTAATGAAATCACAACCCTGCCATTATTAAGCGACAGCTCGCTTGATGTGTCATTACGTAACTACTGGAAATACCTGAAAGAAGATGCCGCCAACCCGAAAACCGTTCACGCTGGATGGGGCCAGGGTCTGACGCTGGATTACAAGTCGGGTTATATAGCGGATTTTATCGGCTTCGACGCTTCATGGTACGGTGCGGCAAAACTGGGGGCGAGCGATTATTTTAGCAGCCGCGGCATTTTGTATAAGTCAGGCTCAGAGAACAAGAAAAGTAACGCGCATGGCTTTAATAAATTTGGGCAGCGTTACGTGAAGTTTAAGTATGGCAGCGATAATTTTCAGCTTAAGGCTCAGGGCGGCTGGCAACGATTAAAAGAACAGGGTGTTATTTCGACCTCACTGCGCCTTTCACCCATCACCTACCGGGGCTGGAGCGGTGAAATGGCGTTGGGTGATTTCACCCTGCTGGGTGCCTGGGTCGATCGCTCTCTTTACCGTGACTCGCCTGAGCAAAGCTTTTTAAAAACCAATGACGGACGTCATATCGATCATCTTGCCAGCGGTGAACTGCGTTATAACAGCGATGCGGTCAACGTGCGCTATGCGCTGGGTGAAAGCGATGACTATCTGCGTCGCCAGCATCTGTTTATCTCTATGCCGCTGACGCCTTCCCTCTCGTTAGGCAGCCAGCTCTATTTTACGCGTGCGCTGGAAGCGTACCGCGTCATGGCTCCGGGCAAACGCGATTTTGACCACTCCGCTCGGCACTACGCGCTGGATCTCACCTGGCAACAGGACAGGTGGCGTTCCAAATGGGGGCTGGGCTATACCGAAGCCGCGAAAAAAGATGGCGTCGGCTTTTATCCGCGTCATATGAGCAAGCAATCTTTTGGCACCTTTATCTCTATGGCTTCCGCCGGTGATGACTATTTACGGGATAAAGAACTGATGATCGCTACCATGACCGATTATCGACTGACGAAAGATCTGCTGTCGGGAATTGCGGTTAACGCCGGACGCATCAATTATCTCGGTCACCCTATCACTACCGCTGAAATCAATCTCTACGGACAGTGGACACCTTCGCATCCCAGCCTGAAGAACCTGCGCGTCTGGGCGATGTTCGGCCCCGGCTGGTCTTATAAAAACATCAAGCGTAAGCCGGTTATGCATAATGGCGACTACAGCCATTCGCACTTTCTGGCCGGTGAAGTGATTATCGATTATAAATTTAAGATGTTCTGACTACTCGCGGCAAAGCCGGGTAATTCAGCACATCACCGATATACAAAAGCCAGCCGCCAGGCTGGCTTTAAAGAGCGAACAACGCTTAAAGCATGGGAAAAGCGTATTAAGCCTGACCCAGCACTCCGCGTACGAAGTTTTCAATCTCTTTATCCTGGCAGTTCTCAAAGAAGCACTGCTGGAAACGCTCGCCGCTAACGGCGGTTTTCACCAGTTCAGGATCGATAGCACGCAGCGTATCCAGATAGCTTTCTTTCACCACGGCAGCTTTAACCTGGTTCAGAATGCCAGCATTGCGCACCTGCGGTTCTTTACGTTCCGGCGGATAGCCCTGGCCTTTAACGCCGCTGAAGGCTTTTTCGAAGATAAAGCGCAGGTTCAGCTCAGCGCCCCAGCCAAAGCCTTTCGCAAAAGGCAGGGAGAGTGCGTTACCGTTATTGATCTGTGCGAACAGATAGGCGTCAGCCGGATCGATGCAGTAGCCGCATACTACGCCCGGATGAATGTTCAGTGACATCAGCGCGCCCTGACCAGTACCACAGCCGGAAACGACAAAGTCTACCGCTTTAGAATTCAGCAGGATGCTGGCCATAATCCCCAGATGGATATAGGTCAGATGATGATCCTGTTCATCGCTCATACCAACGTTGAATACCGGGTAGTCCAGCCCGCTCGCGACCTGCTGCAATTCTTTCAACACAATGGCGTTTTTCGCCGCCTGGCTGTTCTCCATCATCAACGCAATTTTCATCATTTATCCTCTTCGTTACATAGCGTTTATCAGGCTGACAGGACGCAGAGTTCCCCGCCCACATTTCCTGCATAATATTCATCCAGGCGCGCCCGCCGTGAGACATCGCTACGGCTGCGTCCTTCAAAATTATAAAACATCGTTTCATAATTTATGATTTGCTGTTCCTTATAGAGATAGCCAGGCTATTTTGCTGTGATTACACTCACATTTCTTCCGATCGCCCCTTTTTGTAAAGCGTATTTTGCGAGCCAGGCAACACTCCTTCCCGCCATAAAAATTTATGTGATCCGCCTTACATTTTCCGTCGAGGCTATCCCGAAGCGCTCCTGAACGGAGTATTATCGCACAATATGAAACATCGTTTCATTTTGCCTTAAGCACGGCAATCGTCAGGTGCTGTTTACCTCCGATCAGGAAGGCCAACCGGCACGCTATCTGACGCCCACCAGTGACAATTTTTTTAGCTAATCAGAATAACGGATAAACGTATGTTTACTTTTAAAAAAGATACTAAGTTGGAAACCGTGGGTGAAGGTGTGACACGTCGCATTCTGGCGCACGGCGGCGGCATGATGGCGGTTGAAGTCACCTTCGAAAAGGATGCTATCGGCCCGATGCATCATCATCCCCATGAACAGCTGACCTACGTGCTGTCAGGCCGTTTCTCTTTCACCATTGATGGTGAAACCCATGAGGTAAGTGCCGGGGATACGCTGTATAAAAAACCCAATGTGGTTCACGGCTGCGTCTGCCTGGAAGCGGGCGTACTGCTTGATACCTTTACCCCGCAGCGTGATGATTTTCTCTCCTGATAACAAAGCGGCGACAATCCGGTAGAGATCGTCGCCACTGTTTAGCGCCGTGCCGTATTCCTCTCAGCCTGCGGCATGGCGGCTAACGTAATCAATCAGCGTTCAGCCTGTGGCAGCTTATCAATATCAACATTGCCCTGCTGCTGCGCGACAAAACTCTCTTTACGCACCTTAGCAACGTCGCCCGCCGTTACCGGTTTTTGCGCCTTGTTACCCCAGCTGGTACGAATGAAGTTCACCACTTCTGCCACCTGGCTATCGTTCAGACGCCAGCCGAAAGCGGGCATCACGACGGTACTGGGCGCTTCCTTCACGCCGGGTAGCGTACTGCCGCTCAGCACGATATGGATCAGCGAAGTGGCATCGTCCGCCAATACCACTGGATTACCGCGCAGCGCCGGGAAGAATCGCTGATAGCCGCGCCCGTCGGTACGGTGGCAGGCGGCACAGCTATCCACATATTCCGCCGCGCCCGCTTTACTGTCATCACCTTTCCACAACGCCTGGGCAACGCTGTCATCAGGCTGGAAACCGGTTTGCGCCGGATCTTTCGCGCCCAGCGATTTTAGGTAGCGTGCAATTGCCCGGATATCCTTATCATCAAGATATTGCAGACTGTGCTCTACCACGTCGGTCATGCCGCCAAAGGCCGCGGTATCGTTATTGCGTCCGGTGCGCAGGAACTGCACCAGATCTTCTTCGCTCCAGCGGCCCAGGCCATCGCGGTTATCGCCGCGCAGGTTGCTGGCGGTCCAGCCATCAATAGGCGCATTGCTGCCGGAAAGGTAGTCGCTGCCCTTGTCATCGCTAAGCGCTTTTTCCTGCATGGTGAAGCTACGCGGCGTATGGCAGGCCCCACAGTGGCCCAGCCCTTCTACCAGATAACGTCCACGTGCCAGTTCGCGATCTTCACCGCTTTTCGGCTGAAAGGCGATCACGTCCGGCGCAAAGATGCCACGCCAGATCGCCAGCGGCCAGCGCATGGAAAGCGGCCACGGAATATCACTTTTCCGGTTCTGCGCCGCTACCGGCGCTACGCCATGCATAAAGTAGGCGTAGAGCGCCTGCATATCCTCATCGCTGACCACCGCATATGAGGGATAAGGCATCGCCGGATAGAGCGTATCGCCATTTTTCGCCACGCCGTGACGCACCGCCTTCTGGAAATCATCGTAGCTGTAGCTGCCGATGCCGCTCTCTTTATCTGGAGTGATATTGGTGGAGTAGATAGTGCCGATCGGCGTTGCCATCGCCAGCCCACCCGCAAACGGCTTGCCATCTTTGCTGGTGTGGCAGGCGATACAGTCGCCCGCGCGCGCCAGATATTCACCGCGCTTAATCAGATCGCCCGCCTGCTCATCAGCCGCCATCGCGCCGGTAGCGCTCGCCAGCAGGCAGATCGCCAGAAATACATTTTTCATCGCCATCATCCTTATGCCTGTACCAGCGGTCCTGGGTTCTTCAGATACTGTTCACGAATCGCCTTTGCTGACCAGTAGGTAAGCGCAGCAACCATGCCGGTAGGGTTATAGCCCAGCCCCTGCGGGAAGGCGGAAGCGCCAGGCACAAACACATTGGGCACGTCCCAGCTTTGCAGATAGCGGTTCAGCGCGCTGGTTTTCGGATCTTCGCCCATGATGGCGCCGCCGTTCATATGGGTAGTCTGGTAAACGGTAGTATCAAAATGGGTGCCCTGCGTTTTTGGCGCGCCGATGATCTCTTTCGGGTTCATCGCCACGGCGATGTTACGCATCCGATCGTGCATAAACTGCGACATTTTGATGTCGTTATCCTGCCAGTCGAACGTCATGCGCAGCAGCGGCTGCCCGTAAGCATCCTTGTAGTTAGGATCGAGGTCGAGATAGTTGTTGCGGTAGGACTGATGCGCGCCATGCGCATCCATAGAAACATGGTGCGTGTAGTGATCGGCCACTGCCGCTTTCCATTTGCTTCCCCAGCCAGGTGTACCCTTCGGCACCGGCAGACCGGAAATCGGCTTCACGCCCGCCTGGTTAACCCAGAAAGGCGAGCCGCCAACAAAGCCATATTTGCCGTGATCAAAGTTATCGGCATTGAAATCATCCACGCCGACGCCTGCGCCACCCGCGCCGATAAAGTTATTGGTATGCACATCCTTGCCGAAAAACGCCTTGATCGTAGAGATGTTCTGATAGGCGAAATTGCGTCCCACAACGCCTTCATTAGTAATCGGGTTGTAGGGCTTGCCGATGCCGGAAAGCAGCATCAAATGGACGTTATGGAACTGGAAGGCGGAGAGAATCACCAGATCGGCTGGCTGTTCAACCTGACGTCCCTGTGCATCAACATAGGTCACGCCGGTGGCGCGTTTTTTATCGTCGGTCAGGTTAACGCGCAGCACATGGGAGTTATCACGCAGCTCGAACTTCGACTCCTGGCGCAGCGCAGGCCAGATATTTACGTTCGGCGACGCCTTGGAATACATATAGCAAGCGTAGCCGCTGCAATAGCCACAGAAATTACACGGCCCCATCTGTGCCCCATAGGTGTTGGTATAGGGGCCGGAGGTATTGGCCGAAGGCAGATCGTAAGGATGATAACCCACCGACTCGGCGGCTTTGGCGAACAGCTGGGCAGAATAGGTGCGCTTTTGCGGCGGCAGCGGGAAATCATCTGAGCGATCCGGGGCAAAGGGGTTACCACGTCCCTGACCAACGATTTTACCCTTGATACTCCAGGCGGAGCCGGAAGTACCGAATACTTTTTCTGCCTTATCGAAAAACGGCTCCAGCTCGTCATAGGTCACGCCGAAATCCTGAATGGTCATGCCTTCCGGGATAAAGTTCTTGCCGTAGCGCTCTTCATAATGGCTGCGCATTCGCAGCTCAATGGGATCGACACGAAAATGGACGCCGGACCAGTGCAGGCCCGCGCCGCCGGTACCGGTACCGGGTAAAAATGCCGCCAGCTGGCGATAAGGCTGCGCGGTCTGCGAGACGTTATGGCGAATTGTGACGGTGCTTTTCGACAGATCCTGGAAGAGCTTTTTGCGTATGTTGTAGGTCAGCTCATCAATGACCTGCGGATAGGCACCGTCCGGGTAAGTATCGCGATGTGGCCCGCGCTCCAGCGCCACCACATGCAGGCCCGCTTCCGTTAGCTCTTTTGCCATGATAGATCCGGCCCAGCCGAAACCGACGATCACCGCATCCACTTTTTTCATTACGTTTGCCATGCTTATGCTCTTTCTCCACGAATCGATACTGCCGGGAAGGGATAACGCTCGCCGCGCTCCACCCAATCCATAAAATCAGCGCGTGCGCCCGGAAAGCCGATCAGCTTCCAGCCCGCCATATGCTGATTGCCGCCGTGCAGCGGATCGCAGAAAAAGCCCTCACGGGTGTTTTGCAACAGGTAGGCAAAAAAGGTTTTCGCCGGTAGCTGCTTAAAGCTGGCTTTATTGCTTTCGAAATCGCCCAATAGCGCATCCTGTTGCTCCGGCGTTAGCGCGGCAAAGGCTTTACCGTGCTGCTGTTGCGCCCAGGCATCCGCTTCGGCAATGCCCAGACGATAGATCTGCTGCGGCACCAGCGGCAGCTGATAGCCCAGCTCTTTCGGTGCATCAGGATTGAACGGCCCCTGCATATACCAGTTGTTGCCGATGGCATAAGGCGTATTCATTTGGCGATCGATAAACTCTGGCACGCCCGCTTCCAGCGCACCTGGGCCACGTTCATCGGCTGGAATGAGTCGTGCGACCGCCGCTTTAATAAAGGCGAACTCTTCCGCTGAAAACCACGCTGGCTGATAGTCACGGGCGGTTTGTGGCCCGGCTGGCTGCACCTTTTCTTGTGCCTGGGCGCTGTTGCCAAGGCCCAGCGAGACTATCCCGGTGCTGCCCATCGCGACGGCGGGTGCCAGCGTGATCGTTTTCAGAAGAAAGTCTCTTCTGGAGGTGCTTGTTTTTTCTTTTGACATGACATTGCCTTAGCGCGCGTCGCGTAACGACGCAACAGTTGATCGTCTCGATGTTATTGTAGTTATGGATAAATGCAGGATTTTCCCGGATGGAAAAAACTTGATTGTTACCGGTAACAATGAGGTGTATTGTAACAGCTATCCTGTAAAAAATTCAGCTTTATAAAACAAAATGGAACAAATTAATTAACATCATTCTCGTCTACGGCGGAGATTTTTCCGCTACCGCTCGATATGCCTCTGCGCGATTTTGAAAGCGGCGTGCCGTCAGCGCGGGTCATGTCTGTTGATACTACCCTGCTCGGCCTGAGTGATATCGCGCAACGTAGCCAGCTCTCTCGCCAGGCCATTGCGATGTTAAAAGATGGCACACGCGGGCCAGGCCACTTCCCGGCTCCCGTTCAGCGGCTTGCTGGTCACTCTCCGCTATGGCGTTGGGCAAGCGTGGCGCGCTGGCTGCATGAGAGCGGTAAACTCAGCGCGGAGCTGACGGAAAATGCACAGGTAATGGAAAACATCAATCTGGCGCTGGCGCTACGTGAAACGCCGCAGCGCCAGTACATTATCGAACTGGCGACCCGCCTGGAGCAGGTCGCCGCAGAGAAAAACGGCACCTATTTAAGCGCGGCGAAGACACGCTCTACTGCGTAAGCACCGGGATCTTTTACCCCGTTAAGGCTTTCCTGGTTGAGGTAGGAAGAGCGGCCCGCTTTTGCGGCGCTCATGCTGGCCGTTGAGTCAGCGCCTTTTTCGGCGGCAATGGCAGCCTCACTTAGCCCTTTGCCCGCAATGAGCTGCTGCAATGCAGGCTCCAGCGCATCAATCAGGGTGCGATCGCCAACGCGTGCCCCGCCGTAATGCTTCATGCGCTCCAGCCCGGTCATCAGCGCCTGCGCCAGCGGCTTGCCCTCTGCCTGCTGCTGCCCCGCGGCGGTAAACATAATCGACATCAGCACGCCGCTGGAACCCCCCATCACCACCGCCAGTTGCTCACCAATCAGCGTTAGCAGACGGGCAGGCTCATTCAGAGGCAGCGCCTTTTGCTGGCTGCCCTGCAAAATTTTACGGGCTCCAGCGGCAAAGGTAGAACCGGTATCACCGTCACCTACTTTGGCATCCAGCTTATTCAGCTCGCTTTCCAGATCGATTAACGTCTGGCACACCGTCTCCACCACATGCTGTACCGCTGCATTTTCAGAAGGCTGCGCCGCCTGCTGGCGTTGGATCGCCTCACCTTTTATGACTTCGGGTATGTGTAGCGCCTGTAGCGGTTGCCAGCCGCTCGCCTCAACCGGAAACTGAAGCGCCTGTAGCCGCTCATCATCCAGCAACAGCGTGGTCAGGGAAAAGCCTTTCATATCCAGCGAACTGACCAGCGTTGCCGGGCCGATAAGGTGACTAATCCGCTCGCCCAACGGCGTGCGCAACGTCTCACGCACCAGCACGCCCAGTTCCAGCATAGAAAAACCGCCGAGGTTATTGATTAACAGCAGCGCCTTTTGCCCCTGAGGCACCTTTTCCGCCAGTTTTTCCGTCATGATCTGCACGATTTCGCGGCTGTTCTGGGTTTTTAGCGTAGAGACGCCCGGCTCGCCGTGAATGCCCATTCCCAGCTCGCTTTCGCCTTCCGCCACGCGGTTATCTGATGATTCACCGGGGATATGGCAGGTGGCGAACGCCATACCGATACTGGCCGTCGCCTCAATCGCCTGCTGCGCACGGCGCGTTACCTCTTCCAGCGTTGCGCCCTGTTCCGCGTAATAACCCGCCAGTTTATGGATCAGCACGGTGCCCGCCAGGCCGCGCGGCTGCGGATTCTCCGGCAGAGCGATATCATCCTGCACGATCGCCAGCTCAACTTTGTAGCCCAGCGTCCGCGCCTTTTCCGCCGCCAGGCCGAAGTTAAGACGGTCGCCGGTATAGTTTTTTACAATCAGCAGGCAGCCCGACTCGCCGGTAACGTTGATAATAGCGCTCAGCACCGCATCCACACTGGGCGAAGCGAAAACATCACCGCAGACCGCTGCGGTCAGCATCCCTTTGCCGACAAAGCCAACATGGGCAGGCTCATGACCGGAGCCGCCGCCAGAAACCAGCGCGACCTTGCTTTTGTCCCAGTCGTTACGCACCACCACGCGAATGTTGTCGCCAACCTCAAGCCGACTCAGGTTATGCCAGGGCGTGCTCAACAGCGCGCCTTCAATCGCCTCATTGACCAGCTCGCTTTTATCATTCATGAAAAACTGACTCATCGCTTCCTCTCTTAGTGTTGGTTCGCCCAGGCCCGGCGGCGCAAAAGGTTAACTGTAGCCGAAAAGCGGCTGGCTATGCACAGAAGCAACCCGATACAGCCTCATCCGATCGTAGCGTTCGACGGGAACGGTACATGCCAGACCATGCCCGACGCGTAAGGGAAACCAGTTCGTCTGCGATAGGCGGCGCAGAAATAAAAAAGGCCGTCTGCGGCGAGTACCCACGGCCTCTCTTTTGCTGTTTTTTTCTATCGCCGTGGCGTGCTTCCGGCGCGAATTAGCGTTGTGAAGATATCGCCTGACGCAGCGCCTGACGAATAAAGCCCTGATGCTGCGCCAAAAGCTGCGTTGCCTCCGTAGCCGAAAGCTGGCCCAATACCATCAGGATAGCGGTCTTACAGTGCCCGTTACAGGCTGCCAGCGCCGCCTGCGCCTCTTCGGTATGGCAATCGGTCGCCTGTCGGACAATATTAATCTGACGCTGCACCAGTTTCTGATTAGTGGCCTCAACATCCACCATCAGATTGCCAAACACTTTACCGCTGCGGATCATCGAACCGGTGGTCAGCATATTAAGCACCAGCTTCTGCGCCGTTCCCGCCTTCAGGCGGGAAGAACCGGTAATCACTTCCGGCCCCACCACCGGCGTTAAGGCAATATGCGCCACGCGCGCCATTTCGCTGTCAGGATTACAGGTCAGCGCAACGGTGGTCGCACCCTGGCGTCGCGCATAGTCCAGCGCGCCCAGTACATAGGGCGTACGCCCGCTGGCTGCGATGCCCACCAGCACATCGCGGGCGTTAAAATTAATTTCCTGCAAATCTGCCGCGCCCATCTCCGGCTTATCCTCCGCGTTTTCAACCGCCTGTAATATAGCGCGGTGACCACCGGCAATTAGTCCCATAATCTGTTCACGCGGCGTGCCAAAAGTCGGCGGGC
The sequence above is a segment of the Mixta intestinalis genome. Coding sequences within it:
- a CDS encoding histidine phosphatase family protein, whose product is MKKWLIALSLLMACGSAWCADTAVSPQQEEDETITFWFVRHGKTLLNTLDRVQGWADSPLTEEGKQVARYLGEGLKTVDFDGFYTSDAGRQRETMQIILQQAGKETIRPIELPGLREVFFGSFEGGFNKDMAAAGAAQLGLPDAAALFAAMKAGTLSIENNINAIASADPSGQAESYQQVKSRTQAALQIMIENARREKQKNVLAISSGSSIQIMISDLTTRPEKDKPLANSAVVKMVYHNGKIDATEIGNLAYIEAGKKSLGKKAGQ
- a CDS encoding OprD family outer membrane porin, with product MKIKKTVILSASLLPLFCLAESDAKPFINEITTLPLLSDSSLDVSLRNYWKYLKEDAANPKTVHAGWGQGLTLDYKSGYIADFIGFDASWYGAAKLGASDYFSSRGILYKSGSENKKSNAHGFNKFGQRYVKFKYGSDNFQLKAQGGWQRLKEQGVISTSLRLSPITYRGWSGEMALGDFTLLGAWVDRSLYRDSPEQSFLKTNDGRHIDHLASGELRYNSDAVNVRYALGESDDYLRRQHLFISMPLTPSLSLGSQLYFTRALEAYRVMAPGKRDFDHSARHYALDLTWQQDRWRSKWGLGYTEAAKKDGVGFYPRHMSKQSFGTFISMASAGDDYLRDKELMIATMTDYRLTKDLLSGIAVNAGRINYLGHPITTAEINLYGQWTPSHPSLKNLRVWAMFGPGWSYKNIKRKPVMHNGDYSHSHFLAGEVIIDYKFKMF
- a CDS encoding RpiB/LacA/LacB family sugar-phosphate isomerase, with amino-acid sequence MKIALMMENSQAAKNAIVLKELQQVASGLDYPVFNVGMSDEQDHHLTYIHLGIMASILLNSKAVDFVVSGCGTGQGALMSLNIHPGVVCGYCIDPADAYLFAQINNGNALSLPFAKGFGWGAELNLRFIFEKAFSGVKGQGYPPERKEPQVRNAGILNQVKAAVVKESYLDTLRAIDPELVKTAVSGERFQQCFFENCQDKEIENFVRGVLGQA
- a CDS encoding cupin domain-containing protein yields the protein MFTFKKDTKLETVGEGVTRRILAHGGGMMAVEVTFEKDAIGPMHHHPHEQLTYVLSGRFSFTIDGETHEVSAGDTLYKKPNVVHGCVCLEAGVLLDTFTPQRDDFLS
- a CDS encoding c-type cytochrome, which produces MKNVFLAICLLASATGAMAADEQAGDLIKRGEYLARAGDCIACHTSKDGKPFAGGLAMATPIGTIYSTNITPDKESGIGSYSYDDFQKAVRHGVAKNGDTLYPAMPYPSYAVVSDEDMQALYAYFMHGVAPVAAQNRKSDIPWPLSMRWPLAIWRGIFAPDVIAFQPKSGEDRELARGRYLVEGLGHCGACHTPRSFTMQEKALSDDKGSDYLSGSNAPIDGWTASNLRGDNRDGLGRWSEEDLVQFLRTGRNNDTAAFGGMTDVVEHSLQYLDDKDIRAIARYLKSLGAKDPAQTGFQPDDSVAQALWKGDDSKAGAAEYVDSCAACHRTDGRGYQRFFPALRGNPVVLADDATSLIHIVLSGSTLPGVKEAPSTVVMPAFGWRLNDSQVAEVVNFIRTSWGNKAQKPVTAGDVAKVRKESFVAQQQGNVDIDKLPQAER
- a CDS encoding GMC family oxidoreductase, with translation MANVMKKVDAVIVGFGWAGSIMAKELTEAGLHVVALERGPHRDTYPDGAYPQVIDELTYNIRKKLFQDLSKSTVTIRHNVSQTAQPYRQLAAFLPGTGTGGAGLHWSGVHFRVDPIELRMRSHYEERYGKNFIPEGMTIQDFGVTYDELEPFFDKAEKVFGTSGSAWSIKGKIVGQGRGNPFAPDRSDDFPLPPQKRTYSAQLFAKAAESVGYHPYDLPSANTSGPYTNTYGAQMGPCNFCGYCSGYACYMYSKASPNVNIWPALRQESKFELRDNSHVLRVNLTDDKKRATGVTYVDAQGRQVEQPADLVILSAFQFHNVHLMLLSGIGKPYNPITNEGVVGRNFAYQNISTIKAFFGKDVHTNNFIGAGGAGVGVDDFNADNFDHGKYGFVGGSPFWVNQAGVKPISGLPVPKGTPGWGSKWKAAVADHYTHHVSMDAHGAHQSYRNNYLDLDPNYKDAYGQPLLRMTFDWQDNDIKMSQFMHDRMRNIAVAMNPKEIIGAPKTQGTHFDTTVYQTTHMNGGAIMGEDPKTSALNRYLQSWDVPNVFVPGASAFPQGLGYNPTGMVAALTYWSAKAIREQYLKNPGPLVQA
- a CDS encoding gluconate 2-dehydrogenase subunit 3 family protein; protein product: MSKEKTSTSRRDFLLKTITLAPAVAMGSTGIVSLGLGNSAQAQEKVQPAGPQTARDYQPAWFSAEEFAFIKAAVARLIPADERGPGALEAGVPEFIDRQMNTPYAIGNNWYMQGPFNPDAPKELGYQLPLVPQQIYRLGIAEADAWAQQQHGKAFAALTPEQQDALLGDFESNKASFKQLPAKTFFAYLLQNTREGFFCDPLHGGNQHMAGWKLIGFPGARADFMDWVERGERYPFPAVSIRGERA
- a CDS encoding helix-turn-helix transcriptional regulator, whose amino-acid sequence is MSVDTTLLGLSDIAQRSQLSRQAIAMLKDGTRGPGHFPAPVQRLAGHSPLWRWASVARWLHESGKLSAELTENAQVMENINLALALRETPQRQYIIELATRLEQVAAEKNGTYLSAAKTRSTA
- a CDS encoding dihydroxyacetone kinase subunit DhaK, with amino-acid sequence MSQFFMNDKSELVNEAIEGALLSTPWHNLSRLEVGDNIRVVVRNDWDKSKVALVSGGGSGHEPAHVGFVGKGMLTAAVCGDVFASPSVDAVLSAIINVTGESGCLLIVKNYTGDRLNFGLAAEKARTLGYKVELAIVQDDIALPENPQPRGLAGTVLIHKLAGYYAEQGATLEEVTRRAQQAIEATASIGMAFATCHIPGESSDNRVAEGESELGMGIHGEPGVSTLKTQNSREIVQIMTEKLAEKVPQGQKALLLINNLGGFSMLELGVLVRETLRTPLGERISHLIGPATLVSSLDMKGFSLTTLLLDDERLQALQFPVEASGWQPLQALHIPEVIKGEAIQRQQAAQPSENAAVQHVVETVCQTLIDLESELNKLDAKVGDGDTGSTFAAGARKILQGSQQKALPLNEPARLLTLIGEQLAVVMGGSSGVLMSIMFTAAGQQQAEGKPLAQALMTGLERMKHYGGARVGDRTLIDALEPALQQLIAGKGLSEAAIAAEKGADSTASMSAAKAGRSSYLNQESLNGVKDPGAYAVERVFAALK
- the murQ gene encoding N-acetylmuramic acid 6-phosphate etherase, with the protein product MSLDLSRMITESRNPASENIDELTTEAMLRIINNEDKKVALAVEAIVPQIAKAVDTITAAFQQGGRLIYSGAGTSGRLGILDASECPPTFGTPREQIMGLIAGGHRAILQAVENAEDKPEMGAADLQEINFNARDVLVGIAASGRTPYVLGALDYARRQGATTVALTCNPDSEMARVAHIALTPVVGPEVITGSSRLKAGTAQKLVLNMLTTGSMIRSGKVFGNLMVDVEATNQKLVQRQINIVRQATDCHTEEAQAALAACNGHCKTAILMVLGQLSATEATQLLAQHQGFIRQALRQAISSQR